The window GGCACGGTGAACGACGAGGGGCTGTTCACCGCCGGCGCCACGCCGGGCACCAGCACGGTGACGGTAACCTGCGGCGGCCTGACGAGCGTCGCGACGATCACGGTGACCGCCGGCCCGCTGGCGACCATCACCGTCACGCCCAATCCCGCGACGCTGGCCATCGGCGCCCAGCAGCAGTTCACCGCGGTGGGCAGGGACGCGGGCGGCAACGTCGTCGCCATCACCCCCGTCTGGTCCACGACCAACCCGCCCGGCACCATCAACGCCGGCACGGGGCTCTTCACCGCGGGGAGCACGGTCGGCACCTTCGCCAACAGCGTACGGGCCACCTCGGGCTCCATCTTCGGCACGGCCACGGTCGTCGTGACCCCCGGGCCCCTGGCCCTGATCACGGTTACGCCCAACCCGGCCACGCTGGCCATCGCCACGCAGCAGCAGTTCACGGCGGTGGGCACCGACGCCGCGGGCAACGTGGTCGCCATCACGCCGGTCTGGTCCACCACCAACCCGCCGGGCACCATCGGCGCCAGCACGGGGCTCTTCACCGCGGGCAACGTCCCGGGCACCTTCGCCAACAGCGTCAGGGCCACCTCGGGCGCCCTCTTCGGCACGGCGACGGTCATCGTGACCACCGGGCCGCTGGCCAGCATCACCGTCACGCCCAACCCGGTGACGCTGGAAACCGGTGACCAGCAGACGTTCACGGCCGTGGGCAGGGACGCGGGCCTGAACGTGGTCGCCATCAACCCCATCTGGTCGGTCACCAACGGCGGCGGCACCATCCCGGCCGGCACCAGGGGGCAGACCGCGCTCTTCACGGCGGGGAACACGGCCGGCACCTTCACCAACACGGTGCGGGCCACCGAGGGCTCCATGTTCGGTACGGCGACCGTCACCGTCACCGTGACGCCGCCGCCGCCTCCCCCGCCGCCGCCACCACCGCCGCCGCCGCCGCCGCCACCGCCGCCGCCGCCGCCGCCGCCGCCGCCGCCGCCGCCCCCGCCGCCGCCGCCCCCGCCGCCGCCGCCCCCGCCCCCGCCGGTGAGCTTCCGGGTGCTCGCGAACGTGGCGGTAGCCTGCACCGACGGCAGCATCAGCGGCGACGTGGGCACCTTCCAGGCGAGCCCCACCGGCTCGTTCACCCCGGTCAACTGCCCGGTCACGGGGGGCACGGCCCAGGTGGGGACCGCGGCTTCCATCCAGGCCTACAACAACTTCGTCGCCGCGTACAACCAGCGGGAGACCGTGCCCTGCGGCACGGTGCTGACCGGCTCGCTGGCCGGGGTCACCCTGGCCCCCGGCGTGTACTGCTTCTCGAACGCGGCGTCCCTGACCGGCACGCTGACGCTCAACGGGCCCTCCGACGGCACCTGGCTGATCAAGGTGGGCACCAGCGGAGTGGGCGCGTTGACGGCCACCAACTTCTCGGTGGTGATGGCCGGGGGCGCTTCCGCCTGCAACGTGACCTGGTGGGTGGAGGACGCCGCCACCACGACGGACACCAGCATGCGGGGAGCCATCCTGGCCGGCGGGGACCTCACCTCCACCCGCGGCACCCTGAACGGGAACGCCTGGTCGCAGGGCGACGTAACCATCACGGGCACGACGCTTTCCGGCTGCTAGTTGGGAAGAGGGAAGGGGACGTGCACCGCGGCTGAGCCGTGGCGCACGTCCAACGAGCGGGAGCCGGAAACGGCTCCCGCTCGTCGTCTATGCCACCGAAAGCCTGTGGACCTGGAGCAGGCCAGGCGGCTTTCGCCGCTGGAGGGAGGGGCTTGCGGCCCGTCGCGTCAGCGCCGGCTGCCCGCCCCCGAGGTCTCCCCGCCCCGGCCGCCGCCCGACGGCTGCGGGCGCGGCGTAACCAGCTGCGGTGCGGCGAGCGGGCGGTTCGTGGTGGTGGGCCGCTCGCCCCGCAGCATCGCCTGGCCGATGCGCACGTGGTTCAGCGCAAGCGCCAGCGTTCGCGCGGCTTCCTGGTCGGCGTGAAAGCCCATGGAGTTCTCGGCCTCCACGAAGTCGATCAGGAACTGTGCGCGGCGCTGGTATACCCGGGCCGAGTCCAGCCGCGCCGCGGGGGTGCCGGGGCGCGCCGCGGCGGCGATGGCGCGCGTAAGGTCCAGCACCGCGTCCAGGGCGATGTTGCGCATCTGGTAGGTGCGGTCCTGGATGATGTGCACCCGCTCCCGCAGCTCGTCTTCGCTGGTGCGGTGGCAGGTCTGGCAGGAGCGCGCGATGTTCAGCAGCGGGCTGCGCACGTGGTGGTCGCTGATCTTCATGGCCCCCACCCGCTCGTACGGCATGTGGCAGTCGGCGCAGGCCACGCCGGCGCGCGCGTGGATGCCCTGGCTGAACATCTCGAACTCGGGGTGCTGCGCCTTGAGCACGGGAGCGCCGCTCACCTGGTGCGTCCAGTCCTTGTGCCCCGTGCTGTCGTAGTAGGCCAGGATCTGGTCGGACCGCAGGCCGTTGGCCCACGGATAGGTCAGCCGCTTTTCCGGGCCCTTGAAGTAGTATTCCACGTGGCACTGGCCGCACACGTACGTCCGCATCTCCTGGCGGGTGGCGTCGCGGTTCACGTCGTAGTCGTGGGCGCCCTGGCTGGCCCGGAGCGCGCGCATCCCCTCGATGAAGCCCGGCCGGGTGATCCGCAGCTGCATGGTCTCCGGGTCGTGGCAGTCGATGCACGACACGGGATGCCGCACGCGCTGCCGCGCCTCGGCGTACGGCATCTGGTTCATCCGCTCGAACCCGGCGATCAGGTCGCCGTTCCCGGCGCGCAGGTACGGAACGTAGACGGACCCGTGGCAGTGAAGGCAGGTGCCGGGCTGCCGGGCGGCCTGCTGGCGCCCGGTGAACTCCTGGTCCGAGAGCATGTACGCGTGGCCGCGCTCCTCGCGGAAGTCGTGCGAGAACGCGTACCCCGCCCAGAACTCGCGCAGGCGCGGGTCCTCCTCCAGCCGGCTCTGGGCCACCGTCGACCGGGGATCGCCGGCGGTGGGGTCGCGGGGCAGGGCCTCGCTGCCGCCGTAGCGGGTGCGGCTCTGGTCTACCGTGCGGCGGTAGGCGTCGTAGTGAAGGGGAAAGTTCCGCCCCCACACGGCCGGGTCGGTAATGGTGTCGTTCAGCTCCACCACGCGGTAGAACGGGTTCCGCGCCTCGGCCTTGCGCTCGAAGATGTTGGTGAGCAGCGCCGCCACCCCCAGCGTGGCCACGGCCGCGCCGCCCACGATGGCCAGCAGCCACCACCGGCTGCGCCTGCGCCGGGGCTCGTGAACGGGTACGGGTACGGGATCGGGAGAGGTCGCCATCGTCCGTGTCCGCGTCGTGCTGGGAAGAGGGTGCGGCCCGCGTTCAGCGGACCAGGTGGCCCACGTC of the Longimicrobium sp. genome contains:
- a CDS encoding ice-binding family protein, producing MNIFTKNRSGPARARRGGIGRALLALAFAGLATAACGDATGTQNLASLTVSPPTATVAVNGTVQLSAAGTRVGFDETRIEGETWTVAGGGTVNDEGLFTAGATPGTSTVTVTCGGLTSVATITVTAGPLATITVTPNPATLAIGAQQQFTAVGRDAGGNVVAITPVWSTTNPPGTINAGTGLFTAGSTVGTFANSVRATSGSIFGTATVVVTPGPLALITVTPNPATLAIATQQQFTAVGTDAAGNVVAITPVWSTTNPPGTIGASTGLFTAGNVPGTFANSVRATSGALFGTATVIVTTGPLASITVTPNPVTLETGDQQTFTAVGRDAGLNVVAINPIWSVTNGGGTIPAGTRGQTALFTAGNTAGTFTNTVRATEGSMFGTATVTVTVTPPPPPPPPPPPPPPPPPPPPPPPPPPPPPPPPPPPPPPPPPPPPVSFRVLANVAVACTDGSISGDVGTFQASPTGSFTPVNCPVTGGTAQVGTAASIQAYNNFVAAYNQRETVPCGTVLTGSLAGVTLAPGVYCFSNAASLTGTLTLNGPSDGTWLIKVGTSGVGALTATNFSVVMAGGASACNVTWWVEDAATTTDTSMRGAILAGGDLTSTRGTLNGNAWSQGDVTITGTTLSGC
- a CDS encoding ammonia-forming cytochrome c nitrite reductase subunit c552; the protein is MATSPDPVPVPVHEPRRRRSRWWLLAIVGGAAVATLGVAALLTNIFERKAEARNPFYRVVELNDTITDPAVWGRNFPLHYDAYRRTVDQSRTRYGGSEALPRDPTAGDPRSTVAQSRLEEDPRLREFWAGYAFSHDFREERGHAYMLSDQEFTGRQQAARQPGTCLHCHGSVYVPYLRAGNGDLIAGFERMNQMPYAEARQRVRHPVSCIDCHDPETMQLRITRPGFIEGMRALRASQGAHDYDVNRDATRQEMRTYVCGQCHVEYYFKGPEKRLTYPWANGLRSDQILAYYDSTGHKDWTHQVSGAPVLKAQHPEFEMFSQGIHARAGVACADCHMPYERVGAMKISDHHVRSPLLNIARSCQTCHRTSEDELRERVHIIQDRTYQMRNIALDAVLDLTRAIAAAARPGTPAARLDSARVYQRRAQFLIDFVEAENSMGFHADQEAARTLALALNHVRIGQAMLRGERPTTTNRPLAAPQLVTPRPQPSGGGRGGETSGAGSRR